The Mucilaginibacter terrae region CAGAATTACCAGCATTAACATTCTCTGCCGCTGCACAACTAGCAAGATAGATCTCTAAAGTTTTAGTATAAGTGATCATTGTGCTTTTTCTTTTACCAATAGAATGATTTCGGATATGTCTCCATAATGAAACGACGCTTTTTCCTGTTCCTGGGCCGCCAGTTATAGCTACAGGTTCTGTTTCATCTAAAACAGACATTTGTGACGGTGTCATATCTGTATAAAGAGGGAGTTTAAAATAGAAAGGCATAAAAGATTTAGATTAAAAACCTAAATGTAAGATTAATTCTTTCTCTTACTACTTTTGAGGTCTTAGGTATCTGGTGCTGCCAAAAATGTTGGGTTTCACCTTTCATGATTAGGAGGCTTCCATGTGTTAAGTGGATTTCGATCTTTTCTTTTGTCTTAATATGTCTCAACTGAAAAGTTCGTGTTTCGCCAAAATTTACGGAAGCAATTACTGGATTAATACCAAGTTCTTTTTCAGCATCGGTATGCCACGAAATTGAATCGTTGCCACTGCGATATAAATTTAGCAGAACACTATTAAAGCGAACATTGGCTACAGGTTCAATTCTTGCTCTTATTTCAAGCAATTCGTTCGTCCATATTTGCGGCTTTAATGTAAGGCCAGAAAATGAGTATGGTTTGTCTTGATCTCCATACCAAGCTGTTAATCTTGGGAAAGGTATCTTTTTTCCATACATATTCATAGATTCCTGTTTCCAGCTGATATTTTTTCGAAGTACTTGAAAAAAATCATCTGATTCCAATTTATTAAAAAAGGAAGGAAAGAAGCAAAATTCGCCATTTGCAACTTTGTTAATTCCAACATGTATTTTAGGAGAAGGCATTTCGCCTTTAGAGCCTCCGAACATATTAAGCTGATCCATATTTTCAATTTAGTGCTTTAATCCCTTTTAGTTCACAAATTATTAATGTCACTTTTGACATATCACCTAAGTGAGCTTTAAAGTGAAATCAATTAATTGCAGGGGTTTTAATTCTTTGGTCTTGAACTTATCCTAAGTTGGATAAATTATTTTTTTAATTAATTGTTAATAGGAGTAATAGAATTTATACAAAGCTAGAATAATGCACTAACAATATTAGTATTTTAGGTGGATTTTAAATTAATATATAGAAGATTGCGTAATTTTATATACGTTGAAAGTTTTCACAAAACATTGCCCTCCCCTCGGAAAATTAAATCATCTAAAATGAGTTAGTAATTATAACCGTTCAGTTTTAGAAAAATATAATAGTTCCAAGACTAATTGTGGACGACGTATTAATAGCGATTTGTATCCCATTGGCAATAACCATGAAAATTCACGATACATTTAAATTTTTTATAGCTAATTAAAGTCAATGGCAATATCATGAATGGGAAAGAAATTAAGGCAGACTCAATGATGGTCAAATAACTTTGATTATAAACGACTTCACAATTAAGCTTCCACCACAACTTAAAAATTATGCAACGTGCTCCAATTGTATTCTAATGTGACTTAATACACCTTGAAACCAATTTAACATTATTTCCTCACGATCAATCTTGTGTATGTGACTACCTTTCGTGCTCCATAGACCGTTCATTGCAAAGTGCATATTTTTTAAATCTATTCCTTTTGATCTTTCCTCATTTAAGAAGTCAGCAAAACCATCTTGACCTTCAAGTAATTCAATCATTTCTTCAAACGAATTCTCAAGGTTTTGGTCAGCGTAA contains the following coding sequences:
- a CDS encoding alpha-ketoglutarate-dependent dioxygenase AlkB family protein yields the protein MDQLNMFGGSKGEMPSPKIHVGINKVANGEFCFFPSFFNKLESDDFFQVLRKNISWKQESMNMYGKKIPFPRLTAWYGDQDKPYSFSGLTLKPQIWTNELLEIRARIEPVANVRFNSVLLNLYRSGNDSISWHTDAEKELGINPVIASVNFGETRTFQLRHIKTKEKIEIHLTHGSLLIMKGETQHFWQHQIPKTSKVVRERINLTFRFLI